Genomic window (Armatimonadia bacterium):
CCAGAAGGGCAAGACCCACCTTACCGTCCAGGTCGTCAAGCGACTGTTCACCACTGAGTACTTCGTGAGCGGTGCCCTTGACCTGGCCTCGGGCGCGTCTGCAGAGGAGCCCGGCGACCAAAGGGATCAGGCGAGTGCCCGGGTGGTGTTTGCCCAGAACGCCGAAGGGCACGGCGCTGCGCCTGAGGGTCTCGAGAAGCTCCGTCCCGAAGCACTCATGGGCATGCTGGGCGATCAGGGGCCCTACGCCCGCTTCACCCTCCAGATGCCCGGGACCATCGTCGACACCAACGGCGAGCCAGACGATTCCGGCGGTGTCACCTGGAAGTTGGACCTCTTCGGGGCGGGTTCTGAAGCGGGAGAAGGGGCGATCGAGATCACGGCCCACAGCCGGGTGTTCAACCACCAGAGCATCGGTCGTCTGGCGGACCGGCTGGGTGAGGAAGCCAACCTGAACGACATGCCGGCCCTCATCGAGCACTACCTGGAGCGCGACCTGTTGCCGAACCCGCCGAAGACCGATCCGCTCTCGGCCTCGCTTGACATCCCTGCCTACGCAGCCCTGCTCCAGTCAGTCGCGACGCTGGAGGAGGCGCTTGGGCAGCAGGTGACCGACAGTGTGATCCACCGGATGGACCTGAACTCCGACAAGGCGACCTCCAAGCAGTTGGTCGACCTGTGGGAGCTGCTGCAGACGGTAGAACCGGAAGAGCTTACCGAGGTGGCTGCTGAGGCCCTGGCGAAGCACCTGAAGGCAAACATGAAGTAGCGGCGGCTGTTGGGAACCTTCCCGTGCCCCTCAGATTGTTATAGGATAGGAAGGACCGCTGTTCTGGGTCTGAAGGAGACCGAGCAAGATGCCGCCTTTTGGTGGAGGAGGTCCCCTGGGGCGCAATCGCAGCACGCTCCAGTACCTGATCCATGCCCCGAACTTCATCCGCCTGTTCTGGCGCCTGCTCAATGACAAGCGGGTGTCCCTGGTTGCGAAGCTGCCGCTGATCGTGGCCATCCTCTATTTCGTGATTCCGCTGGACCTGATCCCGGAGTTCCCGCTGATCGGTCTGGGCTATCTGGATGACGTGATCGTGCTGTATCTGGGGGCGAAGCTGTTCATCCGACTGTGTCCCCAGAATGTTGTCGCCGAGCATGTGGAACTCATCGATCGCGGCGGCTAGCGACGATCCGACAGACAACCTGCATCGCCTCACACCTGCACTCCGGGCGGTGAGGCGGTGTGCCTTCGGGCGACCCTCGGGGTGCCCCGAAGCAAAGGCAGGCAATACTCCTTTGGTGTCACGGGGGAGCACACTGACATGACAAAGCGTGAGGAACCCAAACCGACCACTCCCGAGGAGAACGGCGAGGCGCGCACCAAGGTTCTGAGCCGCCGGACGATTGCCTGTGCCGGCTGCGGCGCGGTCTTCGTCCTCGTCGCCATTGTGGGGATCATCCTGGCATCCGTGTGGGACGCCAAGGAGAGCCGACTGTAC
Coding sequences:
- a CDS encoding DUF1232 domain-containing protein gives rise to the protein MPPFGGGGPLGRNRSTLQYLIHAPNFIRLFWRLLNDKRVSLVAKLPLIVAILYFVIPLDLIPEFPLIGLGYLDDVIVLYLGAKLFIRLCPQNVVAEHVELIDRGG